In Flavobacterium cerinum, one genomic interval encodes:
- the ilvB gene encoding biosynthetic-type acetolactate synthase large subunit — MKELKKKYEETIVTEKIMTGSQLLLEIFLNEGIRTIFGYPGGAIMPVYDALYDYQEKLEHILVRHEQGAIHAAQGYARASGNVGVVIATSGPGATNLVTGLADALLDSTPVVCITGQVYAHLLGSDAFQEIDVMGITTPVTKWNYQITDANQIPEILAKAFYIARSGRPGPVVIDITKNAQLQRLPYPGYKPCIGLPNYKPVPVPDKTQLIKAAMLINEAKRPFVIIGQGVLLGKAETELLQFIEKTGIPTAWTILGMSAIPTDHPLAVGMVGMHGNYGPNLLTNECDVLIAIGMRFDDRVTGRLDEYATKAKIIHLDIDRAEIDKNVKADIPILGDCKETLPQLTRLVLSKTHQKWYNYFKDCQETEYKEVIQNEIYPAGNRITMGEVIRNINELTEGEAIIVSDVGQHQMITCRYAHYKNSRSNITSGGLGTMGFAIPAAIGAATAYTNRSVIAVMGDGGVQMNIQELGTIMQFKINVKLIILNNSFLGMVRQWQELFHDNRYSFVAMHNPDFVKIAAGYSIPGQRVERREDLHQALQHMMEHKGSYLLEIVVGKEDNVFPMVPQGKSVSDIVFNKDQI; from the coding sequence ATGAAGGAATTGAAAAAAAAGTATGAAGAAACAATAGTAACGGAAAAGATAATGACGGGGAGTCAGCTATTACTCGAAATTTTTCTGAATGAAGGAATCCGTACCATTTTCGGTTATCCGGGCGGAGCTATAATGCCGGTATATGATGCTTTATATGATTATCAGGAAAAACTGGAGCATATTCTGGTTCGACATGAGCAAGGTGCAATTCACGCAGCTCAGGGATATGCGAGAGCATCCGGAAATGTCGGTGTTGTAATCGCAACAAGCGGACCCGGAGCAACAAATCTGGTTACAGGACTTGCAGATGCTTTGTTGGACAGTACTCCCGTAGTATGTATTACCGGACAGGTATATGCCCATCTTTTAGGATCCGATGCTTTTCAGGAAATTGATGTAATGGGAATAACAACACCGGTTACAAAATGGAATTATCAGATTACCGATGCGAACCAAATTCCGGAAATACTGGCAAAAGCTTTTTATATAGCACGTTCCGGCCGACCGGGGCCGGTTGTTATTGATATTACCAAAAATGCCCAGTTACAGCGACTGCCTTATCCGGGATATAAACCGTGTATCGGATTACCGAATTATAAACCCGTTCCGGTTCCGGATAAAACGCAGCTTATAAAAGCAGCAATGTTGATTAATGAAGCCAAACGTCCTTTTGTAATAATCGGTCAGGGTGTTTTGTTAGGTAAAGCGGAAACAGAATTATTACAGTTTATTGAAAAAACCGGCATTCCGACAGCCTGGACAATTTTAGGAATGAGTGCAATTCCGACCGATCATCCGCTAGCCGTAGGAATGGTTGGAATGCATGGGAATTACGGACCGAATTTATTAACCAATGAATGCGATGTATTAATTGCTATCGGGATGCGTTTTGACGATCGGGTAACTGGGCGTTTGGATGAATATGCTACAAAAGCAAAAATAATTCACCTGGATATTGACCGGGCTGAAATTGATAAAAATGTAAAAGCCGACATTCCTATTCTGGGGGATTGTAAAGAAACGTTACCGCAGTTAACCAGGTTGGTGTTATCAAAAACACATCAAAAGTGGTATAATTACTTTAAAGATTGTCAGGAAACAGAATACAAAGAAGTAATTCAGAATGAGATCTATCCGGCCGGAAATAGAATAACGATGGGAGAAGTGATTCGCAATATTAATGAATTAACAGAAGGTGAGGCGATTATTGTCTCTGATGTAGGACAACATCAAATGATTACCTGTCGATATGCGCATTATAAAAACTCCAGAAGTAATATAACCAGCGGCGGACTTGGAACAATGGGTTTTGCGATTCCGGCGGCTATCGGAGCTGCTACAGCTTATACAAATCGTTCTGTGATTGCTGTAATGGGAGATGGCGGCGTCCAGATGAACATTCAGGAATTGGGAACCATTATGCAGTTTAAAATCAATGTGAAATTGATCATACTTAATAACAGCTTTTTAGGAATGGTTCGGCAATGGCAGGAACTCTTTCACGATAACCGCTATTCGTTTGTTGCCATGCACAATCCTGATTTTGTAAAGATTGCAGCAGGATATAGTATCCCGGGACAACGGGTTGAGCGACGTGAGGATTTACATCAGGCCTTACAGCATATGATGGAGCACAAAGGAAGTTATCTTCTGGAAATAGTTGTGGGTAAAGAAGACAATGTATTCCCGATGGTGCCTCAGGGTAAAAGTGTATCGGATATAGTATTTAACAAGGATCAAATTTAG
- the ilvA gene encoding threonine ammonia-lyase IlvA translates to MNTKIYFPKYEAVCKAAERLKKEVFRSPLQQHLKLSEDFQAHISLKREDLQPVRSYKIRGAYNKMASLSQEDCIKGVVCASAGNHAQGVALACKKMKIKGTVFMPLPTPGQKLEQVKMFGDDYVEVVLHGDTFDEAKEAALAFCKEHNAVFIHPFDDPAIIEGQATVALEILEQAEKPVDYLFVPIGGGGLAAGISAIFKMKSPDTKIIGVEPEGAASMLKAIEKGKPVYLEKISRFIDGAAVQQVGDYTFDICRNTLHDVITVPEGSVCEEILALYNKDAIVVEPAGALAVAALKCYDKEKLKGKNIVCIVSGSNNDITRMEEIKEKALLYKQLKHYFLVNFPQRPGALRNFVMNVLGPDDDITYFEYTKKNSKEKGMAIVGIEVKEYQDFDPLLSKMKQHDFYVNYLNDKPLLMNLLV, encoded by the coding sequence ATGAATACAAAAATATATTTTCCAAAGTATGAAGCTGTTTGTAAGGCCGCTGAAAGATTAAAAAAAGAAGTCTTTCGATCGCCTTTGCAACAGCATCTGAAGTTGTCTGAAGATTTTCAGGCGCATATCAGTTTAAAACGGGAAGATTTGCAACCGGTACGTTCCTATAAAATAAGAGGGGCATATAATAAAATGGCTTCGCTTTCGCAGGAAGATTGTATAAAAGGTGTGGTTTGTGCCAGTGCCGGAAATCATGCGCAGGGAGTTGCTTTAGCCTGTAAAAAAATGAAAATAAAAGGCACCGTTTTTATGCCGTTACCAACACCCGGACAAAAACTGGAACAGGTAAAAATGTTCGGAGATGATTATGTTGAGGTGGTTTTACACGGTGATACTTTCGATGAAGCCAAAGAGGCAGCCCTTGCATTTTGTAAGGAACACAACGCCGTTTTTATTCATCCTTTTGATGATCCGGCTATAATAGAAGGGCAGGCGACCGTAGCATTGGAAATACTCGAACAAGCTGAAAAACCGGTTGATTATCTTTTCGTTCCGATTGGCGGCGGCGGATTAGCTGCGGGTATCAGTGCAATTTTCAAAATGAAATCACCGGATACCAAGATTATCGGTGTCGAACCGGAAGGAGCAGCGAGTATGTTAAAAGCGATTGAAAAAGGAAAACCGGTTTATCTGGAGAAGATCAGTCGTTTTATTGACGGAGCGGCGGTACAACAGGTTGGCGACTATACATTCGATATTTGTCGGAATACCCTTCATGATGTCATAACAGTTCCCGAAGGAAGCGTTTGCGAAGAGATATTAGCACTGTATAATAAAGATGCGATTGTGGTGGAACCGGCCGGTGCTTTAGCAGTAGCTGCACTTAAATGTTATGATAAAGAAAAGCTGAAGGGAAAAAATATTGTATGTATTGTCAGTGGCAGTAATAATGATATAACCCGAATGGAGGAAATTAAAGAAAAGGCATTATTATACAAGCAGTTAAAACACTATTTTCTGGTGAATTTCCCGCAACGTCCGGGTGCACTTCGCAATTTTGTGATGAATGTTTTAGGTCCGGATGATGATATTACGTATTTTGAATACACCAAGAAAAATTCCAAAGAAAAGGGAATGGCAATTGTAGGAATAGAGGTAAAAGAATATCAGGATTTTGATCCGTTATTATCAAAAATGAAGCAACATGATTTTTATGTTAACTATCTTAATGATAAACCGTTACTGATGAATTTGTTGGTTTGA
- the ilvC gene encoding ketol-acid reductoisomerase, with amino-acid sequence MATLYFGGVAENVVTREEFPLVKAQEVLKDETVAVIGYGIQGPGQALNLRDNGVSVIVGQRKDSKSWDKAVKDGFVPGETLFEIDEALAKGTIICYLLSDAAQIEYWPRVKAQLTPGKALYFSHGFGITFNEETGIQPPEDVDVFLVAPKGSGTSLRRMFLEDRGLNSSFALYQDATGKAWERVVALGIAIGSGYLFETDFKREVYSDLVGERGTLMGAIQGIFAAQYEVLRNNGHSPSEAFNETVEELTQSLMPLVSENGMDWMYANCSTTAQRGALDWWKPFRDATKPLFEDLYKSVATGKEAQKAIESNSKADYRSKLEAELTELRESEMWQAGKTVRSLRPENS; translated from the coding sequence ATGGCAACATTGTATTTTGGAGGAGTAGCAGAAAATGTAGTAACGCGGGAAGAATTTCCGTTAGTAAAAGCACAGGAAGTTTTAAAAGATGAAACAGTGGCGGTTATCGGATATGGTATTCAAGGTCCCGGACAAGCACTTAATTTACGGGATAATGGTGTGTCGGTTATTGTAGGACAACGAAAAGATTCCAAATCATGGGATAAAGCAGTTAAGGATGGTTTTGTACCGGGTGAGACCCTTTTTGAGATCGATGAAGCTTTGGCTAAAGGAACTATTATTTGTTATTTGCTGAGTGATGCTGCTCAAATTGAATATTGGCCTAGAGTTAAAGCACAGCTAACACCCGGAAAGGCTTTGTATTTTTCGCACGGATTCGGAATAACATTTAATGAAGAAACAGGAATCCAACCGCCGGAAGATGTCGACGTATTTCTGGTAGCGCCAAAAGGATCCGGTACTTCACTGAGGAGAATGTTTCTGGAAGACAGAGGACTAAACAGCAGTTTTGCTTTGTATCAGGATGCAACCGGAAAAGCATGGGAAAGGGTAGTGGCTTTAGGAATCGCAATCGGTAGCGGCTATCTTTTTGAAACGGATTTTAAAAGAGAAGTTTACAGTGATTTGGTAGGCGAACGCGGAACATTAATGGGCGCCATACAAGGCATTTTTGCGGCACAATATGAGGTATTGCGTAATAACGGCCATAGCCCGTCGGAAGCTTTTAACGAAACGGTAGAAGAATTGACACAATCTTTGATGCCTTTGGTGTCCGAAAACGGGATGGACTGGATGTATGCCAATTGTAGTACGACGGCACAAAGAGGCGCATTAGACTGGTGGAAACCGTTTCGCGATGCGACAAAACCGCTTTTTGAAGATTTATATAAGAGTGTCGCAACGGGAAAAGAAGCTCAAAAAGCAATTGAGAGCAATAGTAAAGCCGATTATCGTTCGAAGTTAGAAGCCGAATTAACCGAGTTACGAGAAAGTGAAATGTGGCAGGCCGGAAAAACGGTTCGTAGTCTGAGACCTGAAAACAGTTGA
- the ilvN gene encoding acetolactate synthase small subunit: protein MRAIDEKQQFTITIYTENDTGLINRIALLFFKKRINITTICAGPVQVANIQQFRIVVTETEENIRKLTYLLEKQVEVLKVYYHTDNELIGKETGMYKILIKNITSNPKVERLLSSYNFSIVAKDDNAIVFEVIGKCEAINELKDSLKDIGLEAFSRNTSMAKSEDGLYWRKEE, encoded by the coding sequence ATGAGAGCGATAGATGAAAAACAGCAATTTACAATAACCATTTATACAGAAAATGATACCGGTTTAATCAATCGGATTGCCTTACTGTTTTTTAAAAAGAGGATTAATATCACAACAATTTGTGCCGGACCGGTTCAGGTTGCCAATATTCAGCAGTTTAGGATAGTGGTAACGGAAACGGAAGAAAACATCAGAAAACTGACTTATCTGCTGGAAAAACAAGTAGAGGTTTTAAAAGTGTATTATCATACCGATAACGAATTGATCGGGAAGGAAACCGGAATGTATAAAATCCTGATAAAAAATATTACTTCAAATCCGAAAGTTGAACGACTATTAAGCTCCTATAATTTCAGTATAGTAGCGAAAGATGATAATGCTATCGTATTTGAAGTTATCGGGAAATGCGAAGCAATAAATGAATTAAAAGACAGCTTGAAAGACATAGGATTAGAAGCATTTTCAAGGAATACTTCGATGGCAAAATCCGAAGACGGATTGTATTGGAGAAAAGAAGAATAA